ACCTCGCGGCCTCATCCAAGGTGAGTGAAGGCGAGGAACAGTAGGACTCGAGCCAGTACGCGACGAGCCGCTCGGAGAAGGTCGTCTCCAGCGCCGCGACCTTCGTGTCCAGCCAGGCCTCGGCGGAGGTGAAGCTCGGGCGCTCCGGCGACACGTTCGCTTCATGGAACGTGACGTCATGCTCGTAGCCGGACTCGAAGAGATGGTCCTGCATCGTCACGAGGAAGGGCGCGCGACGCGAATCCAACACCGATGACGACAACACCGCGACGCGGTGCGCCTGCGACAACCGCAGCGCCTGGTACTCGAAGGTGCGGGGGACCTGGCGATGATGGGTGACGGAGACCGTGTAGGTTCGCGTCGTCGGGACGTTCTTCGTCACCAGCTCCGACCGGGTGACGCCATTCACGTCGGTGGAGTCCTCCCAACCGACCTGGACCTCATTGACGACCTCCGTGCGCGTCTCCTCCTCCGTATAGGGGACCGTCTCCGTCCAGGATGCGGTCCGCTCGACGTCGCGGCACTCCTGCTCGGTGACGAAGCGACCTCCCAGGGTGAACACGGGTCGCGACATGGCCCCCGACGCGTACCAGGGCGAGGACTCGAAGACCTGGATGAGCCGGCTTTCGAGCTGCGCCTGCTGCACGACATTGAGCCCGTCCACGGAGCCTTCCCACGCGATGGCCCCGAAGACTCCGGGCACGTCGGCGGGCCGGGGGGCGGACTCTCCCCAGTGGTCGCAGTAGCGGAAGACCAGCTCGCGCCAGTGAGGACTGTCGTCGGAGCGCATGTCCTTGAGCCGCTGGCAGGACGCCCTTCCGCTTGCCTGCACCCGCGCCTCCATGTCGATGGCGAGATTCGCCAACTCCGGATGCGCCAGCAGCCCCTGTCTGCGCCGTAGCGCCTGCTCCGCGGTGAGCGCATGTCCCTCCCGGGCGGGAACACCGACCCGCAGCTCCAGATGGCGGCGAGTGCTCTCCAGCGCATCGCGCAACAAGTGCTCCATGCCACCACTGAGCTTCGTCCCCCACGCGGCCCGGTGGTCGAGGACGTTCAGCAATCCCACCTCCGCGTCGTCATCCCGCCCCTCGTGACGCGCCGCCCGCGCAGCCTCCAGCCCTTGCAGCAACGCCTGTGAACGCAAGCGCTCGCGCATCTGGAGCAACTCCGGCTCATGCGGACTCTGACGGACGAGGTCCTCGTAGAGGGTCGCGGCCTCCACGTAGCGCCCCTCCTGCGCCAGGGAATCCGCCCTGCCACGGATGGTGGAACACGCACACAGGGCCAACACGGAGACAAGGAGGAGGCGTCGCATGGTCACCTGGAGGCAGGCCGTTTCCCCCGCGACGCACCGGACGTCCGGATATTCATGCGCCCCGCGCTTTTCTGGCCGGCCCGCGCTGGAGCCCCTCAGTCCACCGGCCACGTGTGCACCGGCGCGCCCGACTCCGCGTGCTGGAGATAGCGCTCCAGCATTCCGGCGAGGGCATCCTGCCGGGGCATCTGCGCCTCCAACCGGGCCAGCACCTGCCGCTGCCACAGCGCGCCCGTCCGCCGCAGCGCGACACGCTGCTCGATGATGCCCAGCAAGGTGTCCGCCTCCTCCGCGTCCACGCCCGCGCCCAGCAGGCCGCGGCGGGCCTCGGACAGCAGCCGTGGCACCAGCATCGTCACCGGAACGGGCCGAGGGCTCGGCGCGGAGTCGGCCGGCCACAGCATCTCCGCGTCCAACCCCTGGCGCGCCGCGCGGATGAAGTTGCCGTAGACGTGGAGGAAGGGCAGCGCGGGGAGCAAGGCGTCCACGCGCTCCGCGAGGGCCAACGTCAGGCCCAGCAGGAACGCGCCGTTGGCCGCCATGTCCATCGCCGTGGGCCCCGCGGGCAGCGCGCGGAATTCGATGCGGAGGTGCCCACCGTCCTTCGGATCGTAGATGGCGCGGTTCCACGTCCACACCGTGCCCTGGTGCAGACGCAGCTCATCCAACCCCGGCACCTCGCCCGCGGCCACGCGCTCTCGCGGTGACTCGTCCCCCGTCACCGGCAGCAGCGGCGGATGCAGCGCCACGGACTCCGCGAAGAGTTCGTAGGCGCCCTCGCGCACCCAACCATGGCCGAACGACACCCGCGCATGCGGCTGGAAGCCGCCCTCTCCGGGCTCGCCCCGGTCATCCACCGCTTGCCGGAACAGGGCCACCCGCGTCTCGTCCCACAGCTTCCGGCCCAGGAAGAACGGCGAGTTGCCCGCCACCGCCAACGCCGGCGCCGTGGCGAGCTGCGCGGCGTTGTACAGCCGCGCGAAGTCTTCGGGTGCCACGCGCAGGTGGTACTGGAGCGACGTGTTCGCGCCTTCCAGCGTGACGTCGTTCCAGGTGAGGTTCAGCGCCTCCTCATCACCGCGAATGGCCACCTGGAACGGAGCGGCCCGCCGCTGTCGAATCGCGTTCGACATGGCCCGGTAGCGAGGCTCCGCCGTGAGCGCGCCGCTGCCCAGGTCCGCCTCGCGCAACGTGGGGAGGATACCGATGACGGCCACGCGCGCCCCTTGCGTCGCGGCCCCCTTTCGCACCGCCGCCAACGCGCTCTCGATTTCCTTCCGCAGCGCGGTGAAGGGCCTGCCCGCCAGGGGCCCCGGCCGCAGGTTCACCTCCATGTTGAAGGCGTCCAGCTCCAGCGTCACGCGAGGGTCCTCGGTCCGCGCGAGCACCTGGCGGTTCACCGGCAGCGGGAAACCCAGCGCGTCCACCAGGTACAGCTCCAGCTCGGCGCCCACGGTGGGGCGACCCGCTCCGAAGCCTGGCCGCGCCAGCAACGCGCGCAGCGCCTCCAGGCTCTCCACGAGCCGTTGGGAGAAGCGCGCGTGGTCCTCTGGAAGAAATTCCTCCTGATGGATGGCCATCCCCATGAGGGGCCAAGGTAGGCATGGCCGCCTGCTTCCGCCCCGGCGCCAGGGAGCCCGCCTGCCCGGCCGCCAGGCGCACCCCGGGGACTACCCTCCAGGGCAGGGTCAATGTCCACGGGGGTCTGGGGCCCAGGTGCGTTCGGGCCGGGTGTGTTATCTCGCATCCTGGTCATGCCGTCCGACACGCTCGCCAACCTGTACGACCTGACGCGGCCCGCACTGGGAGCCCTGCTCGCCGGCTGGGGCTTCAGCGCCTACCACCGGGACCAGCTCTGGACCGCCCTGTACCGCCGGCACGCGACCTCCTTCGACGAACTGGAGGGCTTGAAGCCGGAGCTGGTGCGAGCGCTGCGTGAACGCGCGCGCCTGAGCCACCTGGGCGTGCACCACGAGTCCTTCAGCAGCGACGGCTTTACCCACAAGTTGCTGCTGCGGCTCGACGACGGCCAGACGATTGAGACCGTCCTGATGCGGTTCAAGGGCCGCGCCACCGTGTGCATCAGCACGCAGGCCGGCTGCGCCATGGGCTGCGTCTTCTGCGCCACCGGGCAGATGGGCCTGTCGCGCCACCTGACGCCCGGCGAAATCGTGGGGCAGGTGCTGCACGTCAACCGCGTCCTCCGGGACGCGAACGAGTCGCTGCGCAACGTGGTGCTCATGGGCATGGGCGAGCCGCTGCACAACTACGAGCACACGATGGCCGCCATCGACGTGCTCGTGGACGCGATGGGGCTCGCCATGGGTCCGCGCTTCATCACGCTCAGCACCGTGGGCGTGGTGCCCGGCATCCGGCGGCTCGCGGACGAGGAGCGCCCCATCCACCTGGCCGTCAGCCTCCACGGCGCCACGGACGCGGAGCGCGCGGCCCTGGTGCCCGTCGGGCGCCGCTGGCCCCTGGACGAGCTGATGGACGCGTGCCGCTACTACAGCGAGAAGCGCGGGCGTCGCATCTTCTTCGAGTGGACGCTCATCGCGGGCCGCAACGACACGGCCGAGCACGCGCACACGCTGGGCCAGTTGCTGCGCGGCATGGACGCGCACGTCAACGTCATCCCGCTCAACCCCACGGTGGGTTACGACGGCGGCCCCAGCCGGCCCGAATCCGTGCGCGCGTTCCAGGACGTGCTCACGTCGTACGCGGTGCCCAGCACGGTGCGTCAGCGCCGAGGCATCGACATCGACGCGGGCTGCGGTCAGCTCAAGGCCGACGTGGAGCGTCGGGCCCGCCGTTCACTTCCCACCAGCGCCTGATTTCGCATTCCGCCCCGCGCACGCGCGTCCGCTAACGTGAGCCAGCGGGGCGGGCACCCACACGAGGGCCCGAACCTTCCGTTCGACCGAGCCAGAGGTACGAGTCCACTGTCGCGAGTGGAGAGGGTCCCCGCTCGCACGGTCGCCACACCACGGACCCTCCGTGCGCTCCCGCGCGGTCTCGCTTTTCTCGTGCGTGACGCACAAGCTCTCGGCATGACGCGAAGGTTCACCGCTGTCAGGGTCCAGCGGTACACCCCAAGCAGTGCGTCGTGTCGGTAGCGGACGGCCCTGACGATTACGAGTGGTGCCCCTTGCACGCGACATGGCCATGGGCACATTCTTTCCATCGGCTTCCCCGGGGAGGTGGGCGATGCTTTCCATCCAGGAGCACGCAACGGTGGATGAGGCGAGCAACGATCTGCTCGACTTCGTTCTCAAGCCGTACAACTGGCTGTCACTGACAAGGACCAGCACGGACCCGGCCGCATGGCCCGGGCAGAACACGCTCTATCAGCGCCGCGTGGGGTCGCTGCGTATCTGCGCCTCCGTGGATGTGGCGGC
This genomic window from Myxococcus hansupus contains:
- a CDS encoding glutamate--cysteine ligase, whose product is MGMAIHQEEFLPEDHARFSQRLVESLEALRALLARPGFGAGRPTVGAELELYLVDALGFPLPVNRQVLARTEDPRVTLELDAFNMEVNLRPGPLAGRPFTALRKEIESALAAVRKGAATQGARVAVIGILPTLREADLGSGALTAEPRYRAMSNAIRQRRAAPFQVAIRGDEEALNLTWNDVTLEGANTSLQYHLRVAPEDFARLYNAAQLATAPALAVAGNSPFFLGRKLWDETRVALFRQAVDDRGEPGEGGFQPHARVSFGHGWVREGAYELFAESVALHPPLLPVTGDESPRERVAAGEVPGLDELRLHQGTVWTWNRAIYDPKDGGHLRIEFRALPAGPTAMDMAANGAFLLGLTLALAERVDALLPALPFLHVYGNFIRAARQGLDAEMLWPADSAPSPRPVPVTMLVPRLLSEARRGLLGAGVDAEEADTLLGIIEQRVALRRTGALWQRQVLARLEAQMPRQDALAGMLERYLQHAESGAPVHTWPVD
- the rlmN gene encoding 23S rRNA (adenine(2503)-C(2))-methyltransferase RlmN, producing MPSDTLANLYDLTRPALGALLAGWGFSAYHRDQLWTALYRRHATSFDELEGLKPELVRALRERARLSHLGVHHESFSSDGFTHKLLLRLDDGQTIETVLMRFKGRATVCISTQAGCAMGCVFCATGQMGLSRHLTPGEIVGQVLHVNRVLRDANESLRNVVLMGMGEPLHNYEHTMAAIDVLVDAMGLAMGPRFITLSTVGVVPGIRRLADEERPIHLAVSLHGATDAERAALVPVGRRWPLDELMDACRYYSEKRGRRIFFEWTLIAGRNDTAEHAHTLGQLLRGMDAHVNVIPLNPTVGYDGGPSRPESVRAFQDVLTSYAVPSTVRQRRGIDIDAGCGQLKADVERRARRSLPTSA